The DNA segment AGCGGTTTTTCCTGTTTGCGCAAAAGCCCGGCCAGCGCGCCGGCGTCAACCGGACGACTGATCAGATAACCCTGCACTTCGTCACAACCTTCGCTGCGCAAGAACTCCAGTTGGTACGGGCACTCAACGCCCTCGGCGACGACTTTCAGCGACAAGCCATGGGCCATGGCGATGATCGCGCGCGTAATCGCCGCGTCTTCGCTGCCCTCATCCAAACCGCGGATGAACGCTTGATCGATCTTCACGTAGTCCACCGGAATGCGCTTGAGATAACTCAGCGACGAATAGCCGGTACCGAAATCGTCGATCGCCAGTTTCACACCCAGATCGCGCAGTTGCTGGAACGTCGCGATAATGTGCTCGACGCTGTCGAGCAACTGGCTTTCGGTGAGCTCCAGTTCCAGGCAATGCGGCGCCAGTCCCGTCTCCTCCAGCACCTGCCGCACCAGACTGACCAGTTTGCCTTGGCGCAGCTGGTGCACCGACAGGTTCACCGACACGCGGATCGGCGCCAGGCCCTGCCGCTGCCATTCGCAAGCCTGCCAGCAAGCCTGACGCAAGACGAACTCGCCGATCGGCCCGATCAACCCGGTTTCCTCGGCCAACCCGATGAAGTCCGCCGGCGGCACCTGGCCCATGCTCGGATGCTCCCAGCGCACCAGCGCTTCTGCGGCATTCAGGCGGCCGGTTTGCAGGCACAGTTTCGGCTGATAGAACACGCTGAGCTGCTGCTCCTCGATGGCCCGGCGCAAATGGTTTTCCAGCTGCAAGCGCTCAAGGGTGCTGGCCTGCAAACTGTCGGTGTAGAACTGGAAGTTGTCGCCGCCCAGATGCTTGGCGTGCTGCATGGCCATGTTCGATTGGCTGACCAGCGCGGAAATCTCCCGGGCGTTGTCCGGCAGCAAACTGATGCCCATCGATGCGCTAACCACCAGCTCGTGCCCCTCCACCGTCAGCGGCAAGCGCAACTTCGATGACAAGCGCGTGGCAACGCGGGCCAGACTCGACAGGTTGCCGTAGGCATCGAACAGCACCGCAAATTCATCACCGGACAAGCGCGCAATCGTGTCGGCTTCCGGCAAGGCGTTGACCAGCCGCCGCGCCATTTTTTGCAGCAACTGGTCCGCCACCTCATGCCCGAGGCTGTCGTTGAGCAACTTGAAACGGTCCAGATTGATGTGCAGCAGGGCCAGACTGCGCCGGCTCTGCCGTGAGCGCTGATGCGCTTCGTGCAAGCGTTCGCGAAACAGCGAGCGGTTGGCCAGACCGGTGAGTTCGTCATAGTGAGTCAGATAACGCATGCGCTCTTCAGATTCGCGCCGCGCCGACAGATCGGCGAAGAAGCCGACGATATGGCTGACATTGCCGCGATTGTCGCGCACCGCATTCAATTGCAGCCATTGCGGATACAGCTCGCCGTTCTTGCGCGTTTCCACCAGTTCGCCCTGCCAACTGCCGTGCTGTTCCAGCGCGTGACGGATCGCCACGTAATGGCGCCGGGCATCGCGGCTGCACGGCAACTCGACGACATTGCGCCCGAGCATGTCATCGATGTCATAGCCGGTGACCCGGCTGAAGGCCTGGTTGATTGCGATCAGCGCGTAGTTCGGGTCGAGAATCACAATGCCTTCACTGGCCGCTTCGAACACCGTCGCCGCGAGCCGTTGCTGTTCTTCAAGCCGCTTGCTGGCGCTGATGTCGCGGCGCGTGCCAACCATGCGGATCACTCGCCCATTGGCGCTGCGCTCTACCGCACGGCCACGGTCTTCGATCCAGACCCAATGGCCGTCGCCGTGACGTACGCGATATTCAATCTGATAGTCCTCGCTGCGCCCCTTCAAATGCTCGATCAATGCGTACTTGAGCGTCGGCAGATCCTCGGGATGCAAGCGTGGCTTGAGATCGCGCAGCAGCGCGGTGACGTATTCCGGAGCGAGGCCGAACAACTCCTGAAGCTGCGTGTGGTGGACTTCATCGGTTTGCAGGTTCCAGTCCCACAGCCCCAGCTCGCTGGCCTTCAACGCCAGCGCCAGACGCGCCTCGCTTTTGCTCAGGGCCTGATTGGCCGCGTCCAGTTCGCGGCTGCGCTGGGCGACGCGGTCTTCCAGTTCGACCTGAGCCTCGCGCAGCTTGCCCTCGGCACAGCGGCGCTGCTCGATTTCCCTGGCCAGTTCCTGGTTGAGCTGCTCGCCGCGCAGTTGGGTCCGCTGCAAGTGTTCGATCAGGTGCTGATTCTGAAAGCGCCGAAGCAAACCACGATCGATCAATCGATTGACCTGCCAGGCGACCACGCTCAGCGAGCCGAGCAGAATCAAGCCGAGCCAGCCCCAACCTCGCGCCTGCTCGTCACCGCCCCAGAACAGGTAACCGATCGCTGGCAGCAGACAGGGCAAGGTGAACGACAGGAACGCCGGCAGGCTCACGGCGTAGGC comes from the Pseudomonas granadensis genome and includes:
- a CDS encoding putative bifunctional diguanylate cyclase/phosphodiesterase, with the protein product MILSAELSGPSVEPRVIRKHYAVEMAVERTRLLYQGSLLPTLFMLINGLVCAALLWSPQRYFVVSIWLVWLLSLVALRVIQVAAFDSAIPDRQAQPIWRRMFLLGSTMTGLTLAGAGIALVPADNFMQQAWVFGLIGAATLSASVAYAVSLPAFLSFTLPCLLPAIGYLFWGGDEQARGWGWLGLILLGSLSVVAWQVNRLIDRGLLRRFQNQHLIEHLQRTQLRGEQLNQELAREIEQRRCAEGKLREAQVELEDRVAQRSRELDAANQALSKSEARLALALKASELGLWDWNLQTDEVHHTQLQELFGLAPEYVTALLRDLKPRLHPEDLPTLKYALIEHLKGRSEDYQIEYRVRHGDGHWVWIEDRGRAVERSANGRVIRMVGTRRDISASKRLEEQQRLAATVFEAASEGIVILDPNYALIAINQAFSRVTGYDIDDMLGRNVVELPCSRDARRHYVAIRHALEQHGSWQGELVETRKNGELYPQWLQLNAVRDNRGNVSHIVGFFADLSARRESEERMRYLTHYDELTGLANRSLFRERLHEAHQRSRQSRRSLALLHINLDRFKLLNDSLGHEVADQLLQKMARRLVNALPEADTIARLSGDEFAVLFDAYGNLSSLARVATRLSSKLRLPLTVEGHELVVSASMGISLLPDNAREISALVSQSNMAMQHAKHLGGDNFQFYTDSLQASTLERLQLENHLRRAIEEQQLSVFYQPKLCLQTGRLNAAEALVRWEHPSMGQVPPADFIGLAEETGLIGPIGEFVLRQACWQACEWQRQGLAPIRVSVNLSVHQLRQGKLVSLVRQVLEETGLAPHCLELELTESQLLDSVEHIIATFQQLRDLGVKLAIDDFGTGYSSLSYLKRIPVDYVKIDQAFIRGLDEGSEDAAITRAIIAMAHGLSLKVVAEGVECPYQLEFLRSEGCDEVQGYLISRPVDAGALAGLLRKQEKPL